In Acidobacteriota bacterium, the genomic stretch TTCCACCGAATCTTCGTTCGAAAACCTCGCCGATACCCGCATCGCCTGCGGTTTTCCGGCCTTGATTCGGCGAAAAATTGCTCGCTCTCGCTGGCGTCTGACTTTCACCACGGGCTGCTAGGGCACCAATAGCTCCGCCGCCACGTCGTCCTTCAAGTCCACGGCTTGGCCGAGGAAATAGTTGCGCAATGGCTTGGCCGGGGTCTTGGAGGCGGTGCGTTCGAGCAGATAGGCCTGTTGGAGCTTCTTGATGAGGTCCGGGAACAGGTACCTCTCATCTAAGACCTGATAGGCGTCCTGGGTGTCGAAGGAGGCGAGGTCCGCCAGCCGTTTGGCAGTAGCCGTGCTGAGCTCGCTGATGGCCGCTTCCGAAAGTAGGTTGGAGGCGCGGATATTCTCCAGCACGTTCATCACCCGCAGGAAGGTGGCGATGGCCTCGATCTCGGTGGAAGTGATGTTCGAGCGCAAGCCGCCCGATGGCGAATTGCCGAACTCGTCGGAGTTGTAAAAGCCGATGGCTTCTTCCAGGGTGTTCACCGCGTGGTTGTGGAAGAACGGCCCGGTGTCCACCGCCTCGATGATGGGCTGACTGTTGAAGCGCAGCTCGTTGCCCTCCGCCGGGTCGAAGGAGCCGAAGCCCACGAAGTCGCCGGAGTCGGGATCGAAGAGGGCGGTGGTGCCGAATCCTCCGTCAGGGGCCATGGCGCCGGGATCGATGAGGTCGCCGGGGTGGTCCGGGAGCGACTCGATGCCGATGTCGAAATTGGAGTTGAGCGTCGTACCCGGGTTGTTGGCACCGCCTTGGGCGTGGCAGAAGGTGCAGTTGGCCCGCCCCAGGGCGAATTCCAGGAAGAGCTCCCGGCCGCGCTCTGCCACTGGACTGGCCATGTTGATGGCGGTGAGATCCGGGTTGTCCTGGCGGCCCAGGGCCAGCAGGAAGGCCTCCATGGCGTCGAGCTCGGCGTCCGTGGGCAGCCGGAAGTCGACGCCGGGGATGCGGTCCAGGCTTTGGGTCATGTGCTGGGTGACGGCGCCGATGGGGAATTCCCGCAAGGTGCCGCTGCCGGGGGCGCCGTCGCCGCTCCAGCCGGTGCGCTGCAGCGGCGGAACCGCCTGATTGCCGGGCTCGAGATAGCGCGACAGACCGAGCAGATGCTGCGCCGGCCGCAGCACCGCGTCGTTGGCGAAGCCGTCGGCGTTGACCTTGAACAGGCCTAGCTCGCGCAGCAGCAGGGGGTTCTCTAGATCCGCCAGCGCCGGTACCTGCTCGGCGATAAAGAGGGGGTCGTCGTCGTCCAGCTTGGCGATGAAGCGCGGATCGACGGTGAAGTTGTTCTCCGCCGGGTGGCAGCTGGCGCAGGTGCGGCCGTTGCCGTTGAAGGTCTCGTTGAAGAACAGCTCAGCGCCCTCGGCGATGAGGGGATCGAGGCTGTTGAAAGGAGTGTCGGCAAAAGCCGGCCTTGGGGCCAGAGCCAGGGGGGCCAGAGCCAGGGTGCCGTCTTCGGCCTGGGCCATCTGCCGTTCGCCCCAAATGTACATGCGTTCGAACAGTCGCGGCGCACCGGTGAGGGCGACTCCTTGGTCCGGCGTGACGCCACCGCGGGTGAGCACCACCAGGTCAATCTCGAAATCGTCGAAGAAGCCCGGCTCGAGGCTGGCTTCGAGGCGAGCGGTGACGCCGTCGTCCTGGAGCTCGCCCAGGCGCTGGAAGCGGTCCCCGGTCTCGGGCATCACGGACTGGCCCGGTCCCGGCTGGTTGTCCACTATCCACAGGTCCCAGACGCTGCCGGCGGGCAAACCCGGAACCTCCGCCGTCACCCGGGCCTCTGGGATGTCGAAGCGGGTGATGCCGCGGGCCGCCACATATTCGTTGGACAGGCCCTTGGCCCAGCCTACGGGAATCACCAGGCGGTTGTTGCCGCCGTTGGCTTCGAAGCCTTCGGACCATTGGAGATAGCGAGCTTGAAGAACTCCGGAATCGGCGAGCTGCACCTCCGCTTCCTGAATCGGCGCCACCTCCGGGGCGGAGCCGAAGAGCCAGAAGAAACCGAGAACCAAAGCGCCTGCCAATATCCAAAGACCTCTCGAAGGGATTCTCTTCACCACTACCTCCTTCTCCCAATCGGGATTCCGCAGCATCTCTCCACGGGCATAGTTTCTTGGCCCACCTCTTCAGTAATCCAGCAGCGGGAGAGCCACGGTGGGCTGACTCCTTGCTACTCGATGGAGCTCGATGGCCTTGCAGAGGCTCCGATTTGGAGCACTACTGCCTTGAATCTTTGCCTCGGCGAATCAGTGGTTAGAGGCTACAACAATTATCGATTGTTGTGTTAACAATCAATTTTTGACTTTGCTCATGTTCGCCTAGGTGCCAGGGTGCAATTGTGGATTGCTTCATCGAAGCCAGGCGTAGCCGACTTTGAGGAAGAAACTGCGGCTGCGCTGGGTGAGATCGACGGATTCACTGCCCTCGGAGAGATCGGAGTAGCCCGCCAGGATGACGGTCTGGGGGTTGAGCTTGTAGGAGAAGAGGAATTGGGTGAACAGCTCTTCCTCCGACGGGGCCAGGGGGATGCCGGGGTTGTAGAGGGTGAGCTCCCGCTCCACGTCCCGATATTGGAGGATCGCCCGTAGGAAGGTCCGGCGGTTGAAGTGATAGCGCAGCGTGGTCTGGGTGAGCTTGGCGTCGAGAAAGAGGTCGCCGCCGACGGAGAAGCGCTCCCAGGTGTGTTGCAGCTGGCCGGAGATGCGCTGGCCGAGATTGAAGTCCACCGTCGGCTCGACGCGCCGGAAGTCCGCCTGGCGCACGTTCACCGTGTCGATGATCTCGCCGCCGCGCAGGAAGAGCTCGGCCCGCAGGTCGGCGTTGGGCCGGATGGAGGCGCGGATGTCGCCGCGCACGTTGTCCAGCTCGACTCCGCGGAACACTTCCTTGTTCGGGCGGACGCCGGCGGCGATGTGGGTCTGGTACGGCCCCTGGTAGACGAACTCGAAGTTGAAGCCTTGCTCCGACAGATCTCCGTTCTGGCGCTGGATGCGGATGCCGTTGACCCGGGCTTCCAGGCGGCTGAACCAGCTGTCGGAGGAGCCCCAGAATTGCCGAATGACGTCGAAGAAGGCCTGTTCGGTGCCGGCCCGGGGGACGAAGCCGCTGTCCGCCCGGAAGCCTTCGTCGATGACCTGGGCGTTGGTGCGCCAGAACCAGTTGCGGTCGCCGTGGCGGTAGTCCAGCTGCCAGGCGTAGCCGCTGAAGCGGTCCTCGGGCTGGCGGTTGCGCGCCGCCACCGCCAGCGGGTATTCGGTGTTGGAGCCCAGGGCCTGGAATTGCACCGTGTCCGAAGCGGTGATGCGCAGCACTCCGTCGAGACCGTAGACGTGGTTGGAGTAGTCGTCCCCCTGGCGGCCGGTGTAGAGGGTGCCGAGGGTAGAGCGCTGGCCCAGATCCTGCCGATAGCGCAGCACCGCGCTGGTGACCTCGTCGTCGATGGAGTCGAAGCCGGAGCTTTCGAAGCCGGGGAAGATCAAGTTGTTGATCTGGTCCTCGGCGACGAAAGCCCCGAAGGCGCCGCGGCCGGCTTTGCCGCTGGCTTTGAGGCCGAAAGAGGGATCGGCGACGGTACGGGTGAAGACCGCCTGCAGGGGGGTGGCGAAGAAGTCGGCGCCCTCGAGAAAGAAGGGACGTTTTTCGGGAAAGAAGAGGGCGAAGCGCTCGTTGACGTCGAGCTGGGCGACGTCCGCCTCCACCTGCGAGAAATCGGGGTTGATGGTGGCGTTGAGGGTGACGCTGGGGGTGACGCCCCAGCGCACCGTGAGGCCGGGATCCAGGTCCTCGTCGCCGGACTCCAGATCGGCACCGGGGGCGGGCCGGGCGTCGGTACGGGTGGAGGTGAGGGTGGGAACGATCTCCAGGTTGTTGCCGGTCTCCAGATTCTCGAAGCCGGTGATCCGGCCTAGCTGGCAGACCTCGCAGTCGAGCTCCCGCTGATTGGGCTGGGAGCGCAGCTCGTGGACCACCGAGCGCGGATAGGAGCGGGTGGCCAGGAAGCCCCAGGTCTGGATCTCGCCACCGGAAGGAAAGCGCAGGGCGCGAAAGGGTACGGCGATCTCCACCGTGTAGCCGTCGGGGACCAGCCGGCCGGCGGAGTCCCAGATGGTGTCCCAGGAGGCGTCCTCGCTGCGGTCGACGTCGCTGACCACCGCGTCGAATTGCACCCCCAGAGGATTGACCCGAAAGGAGAAGGCCCGCCGGCGGTCGTTGAACGTGTCGACGAGGAATCCGACGCTGTCGTCCGGCAGCTCCGTATCCCGATCCGCCAGATGCAGGCGGATCTTCTCCGGTTCGGGATCGTAGGCGTGAAAGGCGACGTACAGGCGCTCGTCGTCGAAGGTCACCAAGCAGTCCGTAGCCACCGGCGGTGGAGCATTGTCCGCCGGGATCCACTCGTGGGTGATGGGAATCACCGCCGCGGACTGCCAGGCGGCTTCGTCCAAGTTGCCGTCGACCCGCACGGGGGAGGTGGCCCGCCGCAGCTGAACCGCTTCTCGAATCGCTTCCTGACCCTCCTCCTGGACCTCTTCGGTGGCGGCCTTCGGGGGCGCTGCTTCCTGGGCATGGACCCAGCCGGTGGCGAGCAAGAGCAGGGCGGATCCAATGGCTCCCAATGACTGCATCGATCCCTCCGTCGATCAACCTCGTCCAGTATCGAGAGGGGACCGAAAGGGGCAGTTTCGACCCGGTCCCGCCTCTGAAGGAGGCTCAAAAATCAAAAAACCTAGTGGCAACGGTTAATTGTTGTTATTGAACAAAAACACATCTCACTATATAGTAATCATGATTTTAGTGGTCCGAAATTGCGGATTTTGCGTCCATCGAAGTTGCATAGGAGGCTTCGCAAGGCGATCGGGAGATCTGTATCCGCAGGCCCCGAGCCGCATCGGGCCATGACTTCCAATCGCTTCGAGGAGTCGAGTTCATGAGCTATGGGGTGGAGGATGGTGCATGCAGAGGAACGCCGGATCCGGTGGGATCCCGCGAAGGGTCCGAGATTCTCTGTTTCCACCAGATCTTCGAGCAACAGGCGGAGCGCCACCGGGAGGCTCCGGCTCTCCGCTACCGTGGTAGCGCAGGCCCCTGCACTCTGACCTACGGAGACCTCGACGCCCGCTGCAATCGACTGGCGCGGGGCCTGCGGACCGCCGGGGTCGGGCCGGAGACGGTGGTGGCCTTGGCGGCGGAGCGAGGCCCCGAGCTGATGGTGGGAATGCTGGCGGTGCTCAAAGCCGGCGGCGCCTTCCTGCCCCTGGATCCAGGGCATCCTGACGAGCGTCTGACCTATCAGCTGCGTGACTCCGGAGCCGGCTTCGCCCTCGTCACTGGCGACGTGGCCCAGCGCCTCACCGCGGCGGCGGTGCAGCTCCTGGACCTCGGCGAGCTAGAGCAGCAAGCCCGGTCGCAGCCCGAGGACGCGGTGGTCTCCGGGGTGCTGCCGGCCCATCTCGCCTACCTGATCTACACCTCCGGCTCCACCGGCCGGCCCAAGGGCGTCATGGTGCCCCACCTCGGCCTGGGCACGCTGTGCGCGGCTCAGCGCCGGCGGTTTGGAGCGGGGCCGGGGAAGCGGGTTCTGCAGTGGGCACCGCCGAGCTTCGACGCTT encodes the following:
- a CDS encoding DUF5916 domain-containing protein, with product MQSLGAIGSALLLLATGWVHAQEAAPPKAATEEVQEEGQEAIREAVQLRRATSPVRVDGNLDEAAWQSAAVIPITHEWIPADNAPPPVATDCLVTFDDERLYVAFHAYDPEPEKIRLHLADRDTELPDDSVGFLVDTFNDRRRAFSFRVNPLGVQFDAVVSDVDRSEDASWDTIWDSAGRLVPDGYTVEIAVPFRALRFPSGGEIQTWGFLATRSYPRSVVHELRSQPNQRELDCEVCQLGRITGFENLETGNNLEIVPTLTSTRTDARPAPGADLESGDEDLDPGLTVRWGVTPSVTLNATINPDFSQVEADVAQLDVNERFALFFPEKRPFFLEGADFFATPLQAVFTRTVADPSFGLKASGKAGRGAFGAFVAEDQINNLIFPGFESSGFDSIDDEVTSAVLRYRQDLGQRSTLGTLYTGRQGDDYSNHVYGLDGVLRITASDTVQFQALGSNTEYPLAVAARNRQPEDRFSGYAWQLDYRHGDRNWFWRTNAQVIDEGFRADSGFVPRAGTEQAFFDVIRQFWGSSDSWFSRLEARVNGIRIQRQNGDLSEQGFNFEFVYQGPYQTHIAAGVRPNKEVFRGVELDNVRGDIRASIRPNADLRAELFLRGGEIIDTVNVRQADFRRVEPTVDFNLGQRISGQLQHTWERFSVGGDLFLDAKLTQTTLRYHFNRRTFLRAILQYRDVERELTLYNPGIPLAPSEEELFTQFLFSYKLNPQTVILAGYSDLSEGSESVDLTQRSRSFFLKVGYAWLR